A part of Microbulbifer sp. MI-G genomic DNA contains:
- a CDS encoding DUF2846 domain-containing protein, translating to MLKKIIFFLLTWALIGCTATGPVFSPELPSKGKALIYVYTDQESSIRQAKIPPSIKINSLEIGSLKFKGHFSISVVPGEYVVTAQIFGGGNLAEMPITIEEGETKYLLYSERLTGGGLRVGHNNIMYSQSILVDVGPDIAMPILSETKLIGRVEK from the coding sequence ATGTTGAAAAAGATAATATTTTTTCTATTGACTTGGGCTTTAATTGGATGTACTGCTACAGGTCCTGTTTTTTCTCCTGAGCTTCCTTCGAAAGGAAAAGCATTAATCTATGTTTATACTGATCAAGAAAGCTCCATAAGGCAAGCAAAAATACCACCTTCAATAAAAATAAATAGCTTAGAAATTGGATCTCTGAAATTTAAAGGCCATTTTTCTATTAGTGTTGTACCGGGTGAATATGTGGTGACAGCACAGATATTTGGTGGTGGCAACCTAGCTGAAATGCCTATAACAATTGAAGAGGGTGAAACTAAATATTTGCTATATAGTGAGCGGCTTACAGGTGGTGGTTTGAGGGTGGGCCACAATAATATAATGTACTCTCAATCAATTCTAGTTGATGTTGGGCCTGATATAGCCATGCCCATTCTAAGTGAGACTAAATTAATTGGCCGGGTTGAAAAATAA
- a CDS encoding IS3 family transposase (programmed frameshift), translating to MKKSRYTETQIVKILKEVEGGRLVKEVCREYGISDATYYNWKSKYGGMEASDIKRLKELEEENRRLKAMFADLSLEHKILKDIVEKKAVKPAIRRELVDYARQEHSASLRMACRAVGISDSVYRYRPIPNRNDEVIAKLQEAVERYPAYGFDKLFKILRRWGHAWNHKRVHRLYCELNLNKRRRGKKRLPSRNPEPLSVPAEVNHCWSMDFMSDSLFCGRRFRTFNLVDDFNREALAIEIDLNLPAPRVIRVLERAVAWQGYPNKLRMDNGPEFISTALAEWAEEHSIELEFIKPGKPTQNSYVERFNRTYRDEILNMYVFRTLNEVRELTENWIREYNEERPHDSLGDLTPWEYLAKHEGLENSNLGCH from the exons ATGAAAAAATCGCGCTACACGGAAACGCAGATAGTAAAGATCCTGAAGGAAGTAGAAGGCGGCAGACTGGTCAAAGAAGTCTGTCGGGAGTACGGGATATCCGACGCTACCTACTACAACTGGAAATCCAAATACGGCGGTATGGAGGCGTCCGATATCAAACGGCTCAAGGAACTGGAGGAAGAGAATCGTCGTTTGAAGGCGATGTTCGCTGACCTCAGTCTGGAACATAAGATCCTCAAAGATATCGTTGA GAAAAAAGCTGTAAAGCCAGCGATTAGGCGAGAGCTGGTCGACTATGCCCGACAAGAGCATAGTGCCAGCCTTCGCATGGCCTGTCGCGCAGTTGGCATAAGCGATTCAGTGTATCGGTATCGGCCCATTCCCAACCGGAATGATGAGGTGATCGCCAAGCTCCAAGAGGCAGTGGAACGCTACCCAGCTTACGGGTTCGACAAGTTGTTCAAAATTCTGCGTCGCTGGGGGCATGCCTGGAATCACAAAAGAGTTCACCGCCTGTACTGCGAGTTAAACCTGAATAAGCGTCGTAGAGGCAAGAAACGGCTACCCAGCCGCAACCCGGAGCCGTTGTCGGTTCCAGCTGAGGTGAACCACTGCTGGTCGATGGACTTTATGAGCGATAGCTTGTTCTGTGGTCGCCGCTTCCGGACCTTCAATCTGGTAGATGACTTCAATCGGGAAGCACTGGCCATCGAGATCGACCTGAACCTGCCGGCACCACGGGTGATCAGGGTGCTTGAGCGGGCCGTGGCCTGGCAGGGCTATCCCAACAAGCTGCGAATGGATAATGGCCCGGAGTTCATCTCCACCGCACTGGCTGAGTGGGCGGAGGAGCACAGCATCGAATTGGAATTTATTAAACCAGGCAAGCCGACACAGAACTCGTACGTTGAACGGTTCAACCGCACCTATCGTGACGAGATCTTAAACATGTATGTGTTCCGCACGCTGAACGAGGTGCGGGAACTGACCGAAAACTGGATCAGGGAATACAACGAAGAGCGGCCACATGACTCACTGGGAGATCTCACTCCCTGGGAGTATCTGGCCAAACATGAAGGGCTAGAAAACTCTAATTTAGGGTGTCACTAA
- a CDS encoding suppressor of fused domain protein: MKMKLRKILSVLPFAAEETAVASSASTEVDSEEFWQKVYDERTAYYEKHIGTFPDDILKMGNMTGVWPGGGLFVMPADKLGKGLWAYTTFGMSNPDMPASTVMEDYKIEVDDQGQTSKYSGSLQNKKQAQSPDGAAGYGYEMIIIAKENAEWPLWFMQWTVNAEILNDAGILERVEEYNGLTVQDIQVGESESINVLIAKANKPLPAGLSLPNGKMDILIATVITDAEMQWSMENGRDVLLTKLSESGAGQISDRNRKSVVK; encoded by the coding sequence ATGAAAATGAAATTAAGAAAAATTCTAAGTGTTTTGCCCTTTGCTGCGGAAGAGACAGCAGTTGCATCAAGCGCATCGACTGAAGTGGATTCAGAAGAGTTTTGGCAGAAAGTTTACGATGAAAGAACTGCTTACTATGAAAAGCATATCGGTACATTTCCGGACGATATTTTGAAAATGGGGAATATGACAGGGGTTTGGCCTGGAGGCGGCCTATTTGTAATGCCTGCCGACAAACTCGGTAAAGGATTATGGGCTTATACAACTTTCGGAATGAGCAACCCAGATATGCCTGCGTCTACCGTAATGGAAGACTACAAGATAGAGGTGGATGATCAAGGTCAGACTAGTAAATACTCGGGATCATTGCAAAATAAAAAACAAGCACAAAGTCCAGATGGAGCAGCTGGCTATGGATATGAAATGATTATCATAGCTAAAGAAAATGCCGAGTGGCCGCTTTGGTTTATGCAATGGACAGTTAATGCCGAAATTTTGAATGATGCAGGTATTCTCGAACGAGTCGAGGAATATAACGGCTTAACTGTACAGGATATTCAAGTTGGCGAGTCTGAATCTATAAATGTATTAATTGCCAAAGCGAATAAACCACTTCCAGCAGGTTTATCTCTTCCAAATGGTAAAATGGATATACTTATTGCCACTGTTATTACTGATGCTGAAATGCAGTGGTCAATGGAAAACGGGAGAGATGTACTACTTACAAAATTATCAGAGTCCGGTGCTGGCCAAATAAGCGATCGAAACCGTAAGTCTGTCGTAAAATGA
- a CDS encoding D-Ala-D-Ala carboxypeptidase family metallohydrolase — protein sequence MFENAYFSKAELSCRCCGKLHFSDDTLGRLIRVRERFNKPMVITSGYRCRAHCTSIGSTMTHTTGQAVDVPVSGGRAYELLGIAIEEGFTGIGVKQHGPHKGRFLHLDDLEAIPGKRDGPTIWSYPR from the coding sequence ATGTTTGAAAACGCCTACTTCTCGAAAGCGGAGCTGTCCTGCCGTTGTTGCGGGAAACTCCACTTCTCGGATGACACGTTGGGCCGATTGATCAGGGTGAGGGAGCGCTTCAACAAGCCGATGGTGATCACCTCTGGTTACCGCTGCCGGGCCCACTGCACCAGTATCGGCTCCACCATGACACACACTACCGGGCAGGCTGTGGATGTGCCAGTTTCTGGTGGGCGAGCCTATGAGCTGCTGGGGATAGCGATAGAGGAAGGCTTTACCGGCATTGGCGTAAAGCAGCATGGTCCACACAAGGGCAGATTCCTGCACTTGGATGACCTTGAAGCTATTCCGGGCAAGCGTGACGGGCCCACAATCTGGAGCTACCCAAGGTAG